The following are from one region of the Populus trichocarpa isolate Nisqually-1 chromosome 8, P.trichocarpa_v4.1, whole genome shotgun sequence genome:
- the LOC18110906 gene encoding vesicle-associated membrane protein 724 → MSQESFIYSFVARGTMILAEYTEFTGNFPAIATQCLQKLPSSNDKFTYNCDHHTFNFLVEDGYAYCVVAKETVSKQISIAFLERMKADFKKRYGGGKADTAAAKSLNKEFGPIMKEHMKYIIDHAEEIEKLIKVKAQVSEVKSIMLGNIDKAIDRGEAIATLADKTETLRDQAQAYKKQGTQIRRKMWYQNMKIKLVVLGVLLILVLIIWLSICHGFDCSN, encoded by the exons ATGAGTCAGGAATCGTTCATATACAGCTTCGTGGCACGAGGGACAATGATTTTAGCTGAGTACACCGAGTTCACCGGCAACTTTCCGGCGATCGCAACTCAGTGCCTTCAAAAACTCCCTTCTTCTAATGACAAGTTCACTTACAATTGTGATCACCAtacctttaattttcttgttgaaGATGGCTACG CTTATTGTGTTGTTGCCAAAGAAACTGTTAGCAAGCAGATCTCCATTGCATTTTTGGAACGCATGAAAGCAGACTTCAAGAAAAGATATGGGGGTGGTAAAGCTGATACTGCTGCTGCTAAAAGTCTCAATAAGGAGTTTGG GCCAATTATGAAAGAGCACATGAAGTATATTATTGACCACGCTGAAGAGATTGAGAAGTTAATAAAAGTGAAGGCTCAAGTTTCAGAAGTTAAAAGCATAATGTTAGGAAATATTGACAag GCTATTGATAGAGGTGAAGCCATAGCGACTCTTGCTGACAAGACTGAGACTCTGCGTGATCAG GCCCAAGCATACAAGAAACAAGGGACACAAATTCGACGGAAAATGTGGTATCAAAACATGAAGATCAAGTTGGTTGTCCTCGGGGTGTTATTGATTCTGGTACTAATAATTTGGCTTTCCATTTGCCATGGATTTGATTGTTCCAACTAG